A stretch of Henckelia pumila isolate YLH828 chromosome 4, ASM3356847v2, whole genome shotgun sequence DNA encodes these proteins:
- the LOC140864558 gene encoding uncharacterized protein, translating into MSLRVCTNLMARRCFALFLASLLCFTGLLSASPGDADPIYRECVEKCEKTGCVGEKCFQHCNFSSDGNSIDGPWYLQEPLYVQWKQWDCLGDCRYHCMLSREEERQKLGYQPAKYHGKWPFRRIYGIQEPVSMALSALNLAVQFHGWVSFFILVNYKLAFRPNKTTYYEYTGLWHIYAIIAMNAWFWSAVFHTRDVELTEKLDYSSAVASLGYSLFLAIIRVFSVRVEAARVMVAAPVFAFVATHILYLNFYQFDYGLNMKVCVAMAVLQLVVWAIWAITTRHPSRWKIWGAVFGGALAVMLEMYDFPPYSGLVDAHAIWHATMIPLTYLWWSFVRDDSEFRTLVLTKKTK; encoded by the exons ATGTCGCTAAGGGTGTGCACAAATCTGATGGCACGACGTTGTTTTGCTCTTTTCTTGGCATCCCTCTTGTGCTTTACAGGATTGCTCAGCGCAAGCCCCGGTGATGCTGACCCGATTTACCG GGAATGTGTCGAGAAATGTGAGAAGACTGGATGTGTGGGGGAGAAATGCTTTCAACACTGTAATTTTTCGTCCGATGGAAACAGTATTGATGGCCCATGGTATCTGCAGGAGCCACTTTATGTACAGTGGAAGCAGTGGGACTGCCTTGGTGACTGCCGTTATCATTGCATGCTCTCTAGAGAAGAAGAGAGACAGAAACTTGGATACCAGCCTGCTAAGTACCACGGGAAATGGCCTTTTCGACGCATTTATGGAATTCAG GAACCAGTTTCTATGGCTCTCTCTGCTCTTAATCTTGCTGTACAGTTCCATGGATGGGTGTCCTTTTTCATTCTTGTAAATTACAAACTAGCATTCAGGCCAAACAAGACCACTTACTATGAATACACAGGCTTGTGGCATATTTACGCCATTATCGCGATGAATGCCTGGTTTTGGAGTGCAGTTTTCCACACTAG AGATGTGGAATTGACAGAGAAGCTTGACTACTCGTCTGCCGTGGCATCACTCGGATACTCCCTTTTTCTAGCCATAATAAGAGTTTTCAGTGTGAGAGTCGAGGCTGCCAGAGTGATGGTTGCGGCTCCTGTTTTTGCTTTTGTGGCAACCCACATCTTATATCTAAACTTTTATCAATTTGACTACG GATTGAACATGAAAGTTTGTGTGGCAATGGCCGTGCTTCAGCTCGTCGTGTGGGCTATCTGGGCCATCACTACTCGTCACCCCTCACGTTGGAAGATTTGGGGTGCGGTGTTTGGAGGTGCGCTCGCCGTGATGCTAGAGATGTACGACTTCCCCCCGTACTCTGGACTCGTGGATGCTCATGCTATCTGGCATGCAACCATGATACCCCTAACTTATTTGTGGTGGAGTTTTGTTAGGGATGACAGCGAGTTCCGAACCTTGGTTCTCACCAAGAAGACGAAATAA